Proteins encoded by one window of Vigna radiata var. radiata cultivar VC1973A chromosome 5, Vradiata_ver6, whole genome shotgun sequence:
- the LOC106761742 gene encoding uncharacterized protein LOC106761742: protein MQPHSPYQMANTYHTSSSSTLSPNHTPHQFHHLQHCDYPHSHHNQHSHQFFQQQPQHLGMLDSSLHPQEQSTTTASFWKAFNTVLSDAKGKHQEVNENIGDLEDVYKKGRNEDASRAVMNEWEMLATETVEVEGGGARRSGKRRRKKREEEKMVSFFKRLVKRVVKQQEVLQNKLVATIERMEKERAEWEEGWRRREAEIHDREALMKARERDLASKRDSSIVSSLEKITGQRFVLVSGKGHDQLSTIHEN, encoded by the exons ATGCAGCCTCACAGTCCCTACCAAATGGCCAACACCTATCACACTTCTTCCTCATCGACTCTAAGCCCTAATCACACTCCTCaccaatttcatcatcttcaacacTGCGACTATCCTCACAGTCACCACAACCAACATTCTCACCAATTCTTCCAACAACAACCTCAACATCTGGGAATGCTCGATTCTTCTCTCCACCCCCAAGAACAATCCACAACCACTGCGTCCTTTTG GAAAGCATTCAACACGGTACTCTCTGATGCAAAGGGGAAGCACCAAGAGGTGAATGAGAACATCGGGGATCTTGAAGATGTGTACAAAAAGGGTCGTAACGAAGACGCATCACGTGCAGTGATGAATGAGTGGGAAATGTTAGCGACGGAAACAGTTGAGGTGGAGGGCGGAGGCGCGAGGAGGAGTGGGAAAAGgaggagaaagaagagagaagaagaaaaaatggtttcGTTTTTCAAGAGGTTGGTGAAGCGTGTGGTTAAGCAGCAGGAGGTTCTGCAGAACAAATTGGTGGCGACGATTGAGCGAATGGAGAAAGAAAGAGCGGAATGGGAAGAGGGTTGGAGGCGTCGAGAAGCGGAAATTCACGATAGAGAAGCGCTTATGAAAGCACGAGAGCGAGATCTGGCTTCTAAGAGAGACTCTTCCATTGTCTCCAGCTTAGAGAAAATAACCGGTCAAAGGTTCGTTCTTGTTTCTGGGAAAGGTCACGACCAATTATCTACCATACATGAAAATTAA
- the LOC106761164 gene encoding NAD(P)H-quinone oxidoreductase subunit U, chloroplastic isoform X1, translating to MAVSSTTAPVCLPAKNIPTPQLQKLGFSSTLSFTVKQRRSLRIRSSSAETSDTGLDSESSIELPKEPYSLISALNVERILRGLPITDADHYGRLGVPRGCPFDMVGVAYKNKIQELKSQNLEEEELEKKLELLKESYIILSSEEERRIYDWSLARVNNTETFIWPFEVDITQTKIPDEDPPQLDTEDVRPTILVGYFTLGWLVLGAVVSIAIALNQ from the exons ATGGCTGTGTCCTCTACCACCGCCCCAGTATGTCTTCCTGCTAAAAACATTCCAACCCCTCAGCTCCAAAAACTTGGTTTCTCAAGTACCCTTTCTTTTACTGTGAAACAGCGGAGATCGTTACGCATCAGAAGCTCCTCGGCTGAGACCTCTGACACAGGGCTAGATTCAGAGAGTTCCATTGAACTTCCCAAGGAACCCTATTCATTAATTTCTGCTCTTAACGTCGAAAGGATTCTCCGCGGCTTAC CAATTACAGATGCAGATCATTATGGTAGGCTAGGTGTTCCACGAGGATGTCCCTTTGACATG GTGGGGGTTGCCTATAAGAACAAGATTCAAGAATTGAAGAGTCAGAATCTAGAAGAGGAGgaacttgagaagaaattggaACTTCTCAAA GAATCATACATCATCCTGTCCTccgaagaagaaagaagaatctATGACTGGAGTTTGGCCAGAGTAAACAACACCGAAACATTCATTTGGCCTTTCGAGGTTGACATAACACAGACAAAAATCCCAGATGAAGATCCTCCACAACTG GATACTGAAGATGTTCGACCAACGATATTGGTTGGGTATTTCACTTTGGGATGGTTAGTGCTAGGAGCTGTGGTATCTATCGCTATAGCACTAAACCAATAG
- the LOC106761164 gene encoding NAD(P)H-quinone oxidoreductase subunit U, chloroplastic isoform X2 — translation MAVSSTTAPRRSLRIRSSSAETSDTGLDSESSIELPKEPYSLISALNVERILRGLPITDADHYGRLGVPRGCPFDMVGVAYKNKIQELKSQNLEEEELEKKLELLKESYIILSSEEERRIYDWSLARVNNTETFIWPFEVDITQTKIPDEDPPQLDTEDVRPTILVGYFTLGWLVLGAVVSIAIALNQ, via the exons ATGGCTGTGTCCTCTACCACCGCCCCA CGGAGATCGTTACGCATCAGAAGCTCCTCGGCTGAGACCTCTGACACAGGGCTAGATTCAGAGAGTTCCATTGAACTTCCCAAGGAACCCTATTCATTAATTTCTGCTCTTAACGTCGAAAGGATTCTCCGCGGCTTAC CAATTACAGATGCAGATCATTATGGTAGGCTAGGTGTTCCACGAGGATGTCCCTTTGACATG GTGGGGGTTGCCTATAAGAACAAGATTCAAGAATTGAAGAGTCAGAATCTAGAAGAGGAGgaacttgagaagaaattggaACTTCTCAAA GAATCATACATCATCCTGTCCTccgaagaagaaagaagaatctATGACTGGAGTTTGGCCAGAGTAAACAACACCGAAACATTCATTTGGCCTTTCGAGGTTGACATAACACAGACAAAAATCCCAGATGAAGATCCTCCACAACTG GATACTGAAGATGTTCGACCAACGATATTGGTTGGGTATTTCACTTTGGGATGGTTAGTGCTAGGAGCTGTGGTATCTATCGCTATAGCACTAAACCAATAG
- the LOC106762068 gene encoding uncharacterized protein LOC106762068 produces MASASVPVALSLTSVTHRKPSSQAFFRPLPSPQPKRTFSKKPPSNSNLQINASLKEKAVTGLTAATFTASMVIPEVANAAGSDFSPSLKNFLLSIFAGGIVLVAIFGAVVGVANFDPVKRT; encoded by the coding sequence ATGGCTTCTGCTTCTGTTCCGGTGGCTTTGTCTCTGACCTCTGTCACGCACCGCAAGCCTTCATCCCAAGCCTTCTTCAGGCCATTGCCCTCACCACAACCAAAGAGAACCTTCTCAAAAAAGCCACCGTCAAACTCCAACCTTCAAATTAATGCATCTTTGAAGGAGAAGGCAGTGACAGGACTCACAGCCGCAACCTTCACAGCCTCTATGGTGATCCCAGAGGTGGCCAATGCTGCTGGATCCGATTTCTCCCCTTCTCTCAAGAACTTTCTACTCAGCATCTTCGCCGGTGGGATCGTGCTGGTAGCCATATTTGGAGCAGTTGTTGGAGTTGCCAACTTTGATCCGGTTAAGAGGACTTAA
- the LOC106762067 gene encoding mechanosensitive ion channel protein 10 has protein sequence MDANFKKQGLQGGEVSLAEKKREVMVAIPNEGGGESLMPKQQSRGNSPHRMLNDNEFSVKSPPLNCASPEIRFMPSPNKPPKIPVSSANLIRRKSLTRSVYSKPKSRFGEQPYPVDGTLLEENGNSTLQENLGVGSPYKASPINNKPGTINRTVSILSVITPKTPLMASPGPAGGEDFDELIYRKVELSKSKRSRRVTVKVLSEWFVFVCIASTLVASLTVGKLKRTEIWGLGIWRWCVLVMVTFCGMLVTRWFMRIIVFLIETNFLLRKKVLYFVHGLKKCVQFFIWLGLVLLTWVLLINRGVDRSELATKILNGVTWTLASLLIGAFLWFMKTLLLKILASNFHVKSFFDRIQETLFHQYILQTLSGPPLVEEAEKVGKSVSVGHFSFRSTDGKGGMKKETIDIAKLHQMKQEKVSAWTMKVLIDAMTNSRLYTISSALDESFDDGENEQTDKEITNEMEATAAAYYIFRNVAPPGCTYIDEDELRRFMIKEEVRMVYPLLAEAETGQITRKSLTDWLLKVYQERKALAHALSDTKTAVRQLNKLVTVILIVVTAIVWLLLMEIATTKVLVFLSSQLVLAAFMFGNTCKNIFEAIIFVFVMHPFDVGDRCVVDGVELLVEEMNILTTVFLKLNNEKVYYPNSVLAMKPISNYYRSPDMGDRVEFSIDFTTPAEKIGALKERVKRYLERNPQYWHPNHGLVVKDIEDVNKIKMGIYVTHTMNFQEFGEKNKRRTELVMEIKKIFEELNIRYNLLPQAIHLRHMEPDPRVT, from the exons ATGGATGCTAATTTTAAGAAGCAAGGTCTTCAAGGCGGCGAGGTGAGCTTGGCTGAGAAGAAAAGGGAAGTTATGGTGGCAATTCCAAATGAGGGTGGTGGTGAATCTTTGATGCCAAAGCAGCAGAGCAGGGGGAATTCGCCCCACAGAATGTTAAACGACAACGAGTTTTCTGTAAAGTCGCCACCTTTGAACTGTGCTTCCCCTGAGATAAGGTTCATGCCAAGCCCAAACAAGCCCCCAAAGATTCCCGTTTCCAGCGCCAATCTCATCCGGAGAAAATCACTCACAAGGTCAGTGTATTCCAAACCCAAATCAAGGTTTGGTGAACAGCCTTACCCTGTTGATGGGACTCTTTTGGAAGAGAATGGTAACTCAACTTTGCAAGAAAATTTGGGTGTTGGTTCACCATATAAAGCATCGCCTATTAACAATAAACCTGGAACTATTAATAGAACAGTCTCCATCCTTTCTGTGATCACTCCCAAGACGCCGTTGATGGCGTCTCCCGGGCCGGCTGGTGGGGAGGATTTCGATGAACTCATTTACAGAAAAGTTGAATTGAGTAAAAGCAAACGTAGTAGAAGAGTGACAGTTAAGGTTTTGTCTGAATGGTTTGTTTTCGTGTGCATTGCAAGTACTTTGGTAGCTAGTTTAACAGTTGGAAAACTTAAAAGAACGGAGATTTGGGGTTTGGGGATTTGGAGATGGTGTGTGCTTGTGATGGTGACCTTTTGTGGAATGTTGGTTACCAGATGGTTCATGCGcattattgttttcttgattGAGACCAACTTTTTGTTGAGGAAAAAGGTGTTGTATTTTGTCCATGGACTGAAGAAGTGTGTCCAGTTCTTCATTTGGCTTGGTTTGGTTCTTCTCACATGGGTGCTGTTGATTAACCGGGGGGTGGACCGATCTGAATTGGCCACAAAGATTTTAAATGGGGTAACATGGACTCTTGCTTCCCTCCTCATTGGAGCATTCCTGTGGTTCATGAAGACATTGTTGCTCAAGATTTTGGCGTCAAATTTTCATGTTAAATCTTTCTTTGATCGAATTCAAGAAACGCTTTTCCACCAGTACATTCTGCAGACTCTCTCTGGGCCTCCACTTGTAGAAGAGGCTGAGAAGGTTGGGAAATCCGTCAGTGTTGGTCACTTTAGTTTCAGGAGTACAGATGGTAAGGgtggaatgaagaaagaaacCATTGATATTGCGAAGCTTCACCAGATGAAACAAGAGAAGGTTTCTGCATGGACTATGAAGGTCTTGATAGATGCAATGACAAATTCAAGGCTGTACACAATCTCTAGTGCACTAGATGAAAGTTTTGATGATGGAGAAAATGAACAGACTGATAAAGAGATTACTAATGAGATGGAAGCAACTGCTGCAGCCTATTACATTTTCAGGAATGTTGCTCCCCCCGGTTGCAC GTACATTGACGAGGATGAACTACGAAGGTTCATGATTAAGGAAGAAGTGAGGATGGTATATCCCCTACTGGCTGAAGCAGAAACGGGGCAGATTACCAGGAAGTCCTTAACAGACTGGTTG TTGAAGGTATATCAGGAACGCAAAGCATTGGCACATGCCTTAAGCGACACCAAAACTGCTGTGAGACAACTAAACAAGCTGGTGACAGTAATCCTAATAGTTGTGACAGCAATTGTGTGGCTTCTACTAATGGAGATTGCAACAACGAAAGTACTTGTATTTCTATCTTCCCAGCTAGTACTTGCAGCTTTCATGTTTGGAAACACTTGTAAGAACATATTTGAAGCTATCATCTTCGTGTTTGTGATGCATCCGTTTGATGTTGGTGATCGATGTGTTGTTGATGGGGTTGAG CTATTGGTTGAAGAAATGAACATATTGACAACAGTCTTTTTGAAGCTTAACAATGAAAAAGTGTACTATCCAAATTCTGTCTTGGCTATGAAACCGATTAGCAACTATTACAGAAGCCCAGATATGGGTGACCGTGTAGAGTTCTCCATTGATTTTACAACACCAGCTGAGAAAATTGGGGCACTGAAAGAAAGAGTAAAAAG GTACCTGGAGAGAAACCCACAGTACTGGCACCCTAATCATGGCTTAGTAGTGAAGGACATTGAAGACGTAAACAAGATTAAGATGGGTATATACGTTACCCACACAATGAACTTTCAAGAGTTTGGGGAGAAAAACAAGAGAAGAACTGAATTGGTGATGGAAATAAAGAAGATATTTGAAGAACTCAACATCAGATACAACCTTCTTCCACAAGCCATTCATCTCAGACATATGGAGCCAGACCCAAGGGTTACATGA
- the LOC106760438 gene encoding serine/threonine-protein kinase STY46-like, with product MNLSESLTTRSNLSRQSSKSKSGGCCRGLSSVRTVSSTAPTLQHHHLQQLYQKLELKVAGLEKEVQRQTELRVMYRKRMEKTQDYLKYCLQIAQENGILDLITHSNGEVSQSSLSSSHEPTASHNHPNLIPIVHQAKINGWFINPSEIRLGEKIGQGTTAEIHRGTWRGFDVAVKCMSDSFFSKNENGVVFFAQEVETLSKQRHRFVLHLMGACLDPPHHAWVVTEYLNTTLKDWLHGPGKRPKNRTTPLPPFKERVMRALEIAQAMQYLHEQKPKVIHRDLKPSNIFLDDALHVRVADFGHARFLDDDEMALTGETGTYVYMAPEVIRCEPYDEKCDVYSFGIILNELLTGNYPYIETQLGPAKIAMEVVEDELRPLIASKDDGEEVEELIELICLCWNASPSTRPSFATITHTLNSYVKRVLLISN from the exons ATGAATCTAAGTGAGAGCCTAACTACCCGCAGCAACCTTTCTCGCCAATCATCCAAGTCCAAGAGTGGTGGATGTTGTCGAGGCCTCAGCAGCGTTAGGACCGTCTCATCCACCGCACCAACCTTGCAACACCATCACCTTCAGCAGCTTTACCAAAAATTGGAACTAAAG GTCGCAGGTTTGGAAAAAGAGGTGCAGAGGCAGACAGAACTGCGCGTTATGTACaggaaaagaatggaaaagacgCAGGATTACTTGAAATACTGTCTCCAAATCGCACAGGAAAATGGAATCTTGGACCTCATTACCCACTCCAACGGTGAAGTCTCGCAATCTTCCCTTTCTTCTTCACATGAACCCACAGCTTCGCACAACCATCCCAATCTGATACCCATCGTTCATCAAGCCAAAATCAATGGATGGTTCATCAACCCCAGTGAG ATTCGTCTGGGAGAAAAAATAGGGCAGGGAACCACGGCGGAGATTCACAGAGGGACGTGGCGCGGGTTTGATGTGGCGGTGAAGTGCATGTCAGATTCATTCTTCAGCAAAAACGAAAACGGTGTCGTATTCTTCGCTCAGGAGGTTGAAACCCTCTCGAAACAGCGTCACCGGTTTGTGCTTCACCTCATGGGTGCGTGTCTCGACCCTCCGCATCATGCATGGGTGGTTACCGAGTATCTGAACACCACGCTCAAGGACTGGCTACATGGGCCGGGGAAAAGGCCCAAAAACAGAACAACGCCGCTCCCTCCCTTCAAAGAGAGGGTGATGCGGGCCCTGGAAATAGCCCAAGCCATGCAGTACCTCCACGAACAAAAGCCCAAGGTCATTCATCGTGACTTGAAGCCCAGCAACATCTTCCTGGACGATGCGTTGCATGTGAGAGTGGCGGATTTTGGTCACGCGCGGTTCTTGGACGACGACGAAATGGCCCTCACCGGAGAAACAGGAACATACGTGTATATGGCACCGGAGGTAATCCGGTGCGAGCCCTACGATGAAAAATGCGATGTATACAGTTTTGGGATCATACTCAACGAATTACTTACTGGAAACTACCCTTATATTGAGACACAACTTGGTCCCGCCAAG ATTGCTATGGAAGTTGTGGAGGATGAGCTAAGGCCTTTAATTGCATCAAAGGACGATGGTGAGGAAGTGGAAGAATTGATTGAGCTAATATGCCTTTGCTGGAATGCAAGCCCATCCACTCGACCATCATTCGCAACAATTACTCATACCCTCAACTCTTATGTTAAAAGGGTCCttctaatttcaaattaa
- the LOC106761469 gene encoding protein BIG GRAIN 1-like A has protein sequence MYALDISHTQHTFGLQSNAKTPSFSSSLLDTIYRSIDEGETTANDMKLHTQTIIKKQSRILVQQDLTAPTIPRSCLLQKWKGSEKTVKAQMERKPKSRLHGHDHDREVMFFSSTSSCSDSSSGLLSSSDTESLYGSRSRVSCFAPSRPKPLMTSASNEERLIKPKSRALKMYNNLKKVKQPISPGGKLSTFLSSLLGNAKKAKTLDEAKSKSGQESTCSSASSFSRSCLSKASTSSNKLRNGVKRTVRFYPVSVIVDEDCRPCGHKCLYEEDATRVMALSMPTAWKIGRNKNEEEEKVVDKSRRVEEAAREFLKEYHRSQKRSNLINVRDFPNAVEDEDEDEDDQDTDNDDAASYSSSDLFELDHLSVMGNNRYREELPVYETTHVSTNRAIANGLI, from the coding sequence ATGTACGCCCTCGACATttcacacacacaacacaccTTCGGCCTCCAAAGCAACGCTAAAACCCCCTCTTTCTCCTCCTCTCTCCTCGACACCATCTACCGCTCCATCGACGAAGGAGAGACCACCGCCAACGACATGAAACTCCACACCCAGACAATCATCAAGAAACAGAGCAGAATCCTCGTCCAACAAGATTTAACGGCGCCGACCATTCCCCGTTCTTGTTTACTGCAAAAATGGAAGGGAAGCGAGAAAACGGTGAAAGCACAGATGGAGAGAAAACCAAAATCGCGTTTGCATGGTCACGATCACGACCGGGAGGTGATGTTCTTCAGTTCGACTTCGAGTTGCTCGGATTCCAGCTCTGGATTACTGTCTTCCTCTGACACTGAATCCCTGTACGGATCGAGGTCGCGAGTTTCGTGTTTTGCTCCTTCGAGACCCAAGCCATTGATGACGTCGGCGAGCAATGAAGAGCGTCTGATAAAGCCAAAATCGAGGGCGTTGAAGATGTACAACAATCTGAAGAAAGTGAAGCAACCCATCTCTCCGGGGGGGAAGCTGAGTACTTTTCTCAGCTCTCTGTTGGGGAACGCGAAGAAAGCCAAAACCTTGGACGAAGCAAAATCCAAGTCGGGACAAGAATCCACGTGTTCCTCTGCGTCCTCGTTCTCACGCTCTTGTTTGAGCAAGGCTTCGACTTCCTCGAACAAATTGCGCAACGGGGTTAAGCGAACGGTGCGGTTTTACCCCGTGAGCGTGATCGTGGACGAGGATTGTCGACCATGCGGGCACAAGTGTTTGTACGAAGAAGACGCCACGCGCGTAATGGCGTTGTCTATGCCAACGGCGTGGAAAATTGGACGCAACAAGAACGAAGAAGAGGAAAAGGTTGTGGATAAGAGCAGACGCGTGGAGGAGGCGGCCAGAGAGTTTTTGAAAGAGTACCACCGAAGTCAGAAAAGGAGCAACTTGATTAATGTCAGGGATTTTCCCAATGCGGTGGAAGATGAAGACGAAGACGAAGACGATCAAGATACAGATAATGACGATGCAGCGAGTTATTCAAGTTCGGATCTTTTTGAGCTCGATCACCTTTCAGTGATGGGAAACAATAGGTATCGTGAGGAGCTTCCGGTGTACGAGACTACACATGTCAGTACCAATCGCGCCATTGCCAATGGCCTAATATAA